The following are from one region of the Candidatus Bathyarchaeota archaeon genome:
- a CDS encoding MEDS domain-containing protein produces MIESEVLDFVRKMKARDHVILFYTNRKDKQNVLFTFLKTGLDIGEASIYIAGDESTQEIREAMKDFELDVEGYERTHALNIVDYKNWYIIKGKFDISKTISLWKKSLDEAIAKGFKGLRVAGEMACFFKHDMIKELIEYERALHRVLEIPLAAICAYDDNVVYRGIEEERYLRLYLDLISAHSTILFAGPEEAGAIRIMQDKSH; encoded by the coding sequence TTGATAGAATCCGAAGTGCTAGACTTTGTAAGAAAAATGAAAGCCAGAGATCATGTTATTTTATTCTATACTAATCGAAAAGACAAACAAAATGTTCTCTTCACATTTTTAAAGACTGGGTTGGACATTGGTGAAGCCTCTATCTATATCGCAGGGGATGAATCTACACAAGAGATAAGGGAAGCTATGAAAGATTTTGAGTTAGATGTAGAGGGTTATGAGAGAACACATGCCTTGAATATAGTGGATTACAAAAATTGGTATATCATTAAAGGCAAATTCGATATAAGTAAGACAATTTCATTGTGGAAAAAATCCTTAGATGAGGCAATTGCTAAAGGTTTCAAAGGCCTTCGGGTTGCAGGTGAAATGGCGTGCTTCTTTAAACATGATATGATTAAGGAATTAATTGAATACGAAAGAGCCTTGCACAGAGTGTTAGAAATTCCTTTAGCAGCTATATGTGCTTATGACGATAATGTTGTATACAGGGGCATTGAAGAAGAGCGTTATCTAAGGCTTTACTTAGATCTAATTAGTGCTCATAGCACGATCCTTTTTGCTGGTCCAGAAGAGGCAGGAGCTATAAGGATTATGCAAGATAAATCGCACTAG